A single region of the Brachypodium distachyon strain Bd21 chromosome 3, Brachypodium_distachyon_v3.0, whole genome shotgun sequence genome encodes:
- the LOC100843680 gene encoding GDSL esterase/lipase At5g55050: MANQTALFVALFLLVLVAKHAEARHTRLVPAVFVFGDSTVDVGNNNFLGTRKEGRANFPQYGVDFPTSKPTGRFSNGFNTADQLAQLLGFAMSPPAYLSLTGRKLRSQMFKGINFASGGSGLGDHTGRLVVGEVIPMSLQLEYFATVVEHMCETAGSKKTASLLSRSIFFISVGSNDMFEYSFSRSNDIKFLLGLVASYKYYLKALYHLGARKFSVVSIPPLGCTPSQRLRRLAQMGTQGCFDPLNDLSLRSYPLVAAMLQDLSHELPGMAYSLADAFTMVSFVVANPKTKDWSFTELEAACCGAGPFGASGCNQTVPLCGNRNDHLFWDGNHPTQAVSGIAAQTIFAGNRTFVNPINVIQLAML; this comes from the exons ATGGCCAACCAAACGGCCTTGTTCGTGGCTCTGTTCCTGCTTGTGCTCGTGGCGAAGCACGCCGAGGCGAGGCATACGCGGCTCGTCCCGGCGGTCTTCGTGTTCGGCGACTCGACCGTCGACGTCGGGAACAACAACTTCCTGGGCACCCGCAAGGAAGGCAGGGCCAACTTCCCACAGTACGGCGTGGACTTCCCCACTTCGAAGCCGACCGGCCGGTTCAGCAATGGCTTCAACACGGCAGACCAGCTGG CTCAGTTGCTTGGGTTCGCGATGAGCCCACCGGCCTACCTCTCTCTGACGGGGCGCAAACTCAGATCACAGATGTTCAAGGGCATCAACTTTGCGTCAGGAGGGTCAGGGCTTGGAGACCACACCGGCCGTCTCGTG GTCGGTGAGGTGATACCGATGAGCCTGCAGCTGGAGTACTTCGCGACGGTTGTGGAGCACATGTGCGAGACTGCAGGTTCCAAGAAAACGGCCAGCCTCCTCTCCAGGTCCATCTTTTTCATCAGCGTCGGCAGCAACGACATGTTCGAGTACTCCTTCTCCCGTAGCAACGACATCAAGTTCTTGCTTGGACTCGTCGCCTCCTACAAGTACTACCTGAAGGCCTTGTACCACCTGGGCGCGAGGAAGTTCAGCGTCGTCAGCATCCCGCCGCTGGGGTGCACCCCGTCGCAgaggctgcggcggctggCGCAGATGGGCACCCAGGGCTGCTTCGACCCGCTGAACGACCTCTCGCTGCGGTCCTACCCGCTGGTGGCCGCCATGCTGCAGGACCTGTCCCACGAGCTGCCCGGCATGGCCTACTCCCTGGCGGACGCCTTCACCATGGTCTCCTTCGTCGTCGCCAACCCCAAGACAAAGGACTGGA GCTTCAcggagctggaggcggcgtGCTGCGGCGCGGGGCCATTCGGGGCGTCGGGGTGTAACCAGACGGTGCCGCTGTGCGGCAACCGCAACGACCACCTGTTCTGGGACGGCAACCACCCGACGCAGGCCGTGTCTGGCATCGCCGCCCAGACCATCTTCGCCGGCAACCGGACGTTCGTCAACCCCATCAACGTCATCCAGCTCGCCATGCTCTGA
- the LOC100833889 gene encoding protein GDAP2 homolog, whose amino-acid sequence MVDTGAKDVTAEPELLLLLERSRAITVQGSDKSGRAVVRIVGKHFPARALGGRAEESLKAYLRERVLPEVGEREFVVVYVHSLVDRGDNFPGLGAIRAAYESLPAAARDRLRAVYFLHPGLQTRLFFATVGRFLFSSGLYEKLRYMSRLEYLWAHVHKGELEVPECARRHDEELERRPLMDYGIEANERRCMYDAASMDTSSSLHSLRCIS is encoded by the exons ATGGTGGATACCGGTGCCAAGGACGTGACGGCCGAgccggagctgctgctgctgctggagcgcAGTCGGGCGATCACCGTGCAGGGCAGCGATAAGAGCGGCCGCGCCGTCGTCAGGATCGTCGGCAAGCACTTCCCCG CACGCGCGCTgggcgggcgggcggaggAGTCGCTGAAGGCGTACCTGCGTGAGCGGGTGCTGCCCGAGGTCGGGGAACGGGAGTTCGTGGTCGTGTACGTGCACTCCCTCGTCGACCGCGGCGACAACTTCCCGGGCCTGGGCGCGATCCGCGCGGCGTACGAGTCCCTGCCAGCCGCGGCCAGGGACAGGCTGCGCGCCGTGTACTTCCTGCACCCCGGCCTCCAGACCCGGCTCTTCTTCGCCACCGTCGGCCGCTTCCTCTTCAGCTCCGG GTTGTACGAGAAGTTGAGGTACATGAGCAGGCTGGAGTACCTGTGGGCGCACGTGCACAAGGGGGAGCTGGAGGTCCCGGAGTGCGCGCGCCGGCACGACGAGGAGCTCGAGCGCCGCCCGCTCATGGACTACGGGATCGAGGCCAACGAGCGCCGTTGCATGTACGACGCCGCGTCCATGgacacctcctcctccctgcacTCGCTACGCTGCATCTCCTAG
- the LOC100834201 gene encoding tRNA pseudouridine synthase A: protein MAAASPPPSPPHPKRPKMSSSSDPEPEPTSPSAAAADPGQPRRRYKRRKVAILLAYCGAGYQGMQKNPGARTIEGDLEEALYQAGAVPEADRAAPRRYEWARAARTDKGVSAAAQVVSGRFYVDPPGFVDRLNAQLAPQIRAFGYVRVTNSFSAKKFCDRRRYVYLLPVLALDPSAHPDREAVMASVGSGNQLAKCVECSERGRKVPDIMGREGKVPNPEEEILLDASRVETVSTHGEIGSNGNAKFVPASSCDATVTCHGEAGLGGDIMFDIPNSGNGAEAQNAELGSNGAEKCEIEPAGSTSHSEAVPTNASEPFCSDSVVGSVDVAASVDVAGSVVTEKEHKCVPVVGGEEKMEVMDIQKNNGEESPLTKNTFAYTDEVKEKFNRILKYYVGTHNFHNFTTRTKAEDPAAKRFIISFTANRVVRLDGIDFVRCEVVGQSFMLHQIRKMVGLAVAVMRNCAPESIYDVAFRKDIRLNVPTAPEVGLHLDECMFTSYNAKWKDTHEAVSIEPYAEEAEEFKVKYIFPHIAAMEHKEGAVALWLHSLNSRNYPDFRYMENAGSEAKVDAIVENMEEAPMPSGDISE, encoded by the exons atggcggccgcctcgccgccgccctctccgCCTCATCCTAAGCGCCCCAAGATGTCATCCTCCTCCGACCCTGAGCCAGAACCCAcctcgccgtccgccgccgccgctgaccccgggcagccccgccgccgctacaAGCGCCGCAAGGTGGCCATCCTCCTCGCCTACTGCGGCGCGGGGTATCAGGGCATGCAGAAGAATCCGGGGGCGCGCACCATCGAGGGGGACCTCGAGGAGGCGCTCTACCAGGCGGGCGCTGTTCCCGAAGCTGACCGTGCCGCGCCCCGCCGGTACGAGTGGGCGCGTGCGGCGCGCACTGACAAGGGCGTGAGCGCCGCTGCGCAAGTTGTGTCCGGCCGCTTCTACGTCGACCCGCCTGGATTCGTCGACCGCCTAAATGCCCAACTCGCCCCGCAGATCCGGGCGTTTGGCTACGTGCGCGTCACCAACTCTTTCAGCGCTAAGAAGTTCTGCGACCGCCGGAGGTATGTGTACCTGCTCCCCGTGTTGGCACTCGACCCTAGTGCACACCCCGACCGCGAGGCCGTCATGGCGAGCGTTGGGAGTGGGAACCAGCTTGCGAAGTGCGTGGAATGCTCCGAGAGGGGCAGGAAAGTTCCAGATATTATGGGCCGGGAAGGGAAGGTGCCCAACCCTGAGGAGGAAATTCTTCTTGATGCTTCGAGGGTCGAAACTGTGTCAACCCATGGAGAAATAGGATCAAACGGAAATGCAAAATTTGTTCCAGCAAGCTCTTGTGATGCTACTGTGACTTGCCACGGGGAGGCTGGGTTGGGAGGTGACATAATGTTTGATATACCAAACTCTGGCAATGGAGCAGAAGCTCAAAATGCTGAACTGGGATCAAATGGTGCAGAAAAATGTGAGATTGAACCCGCAGGCAGTACTTCCCATTCTGAAGCTGTACCAACCAACGCCAGTGAACCTTTCTGTTCCGATTCGGTTGTAGGTTCAGTTGATGTTGCTGCTTCAGTTGATGTTGCTGGTTCAGTTGTAACTGAGAAGGAGCATAAATGTGTGCCTGTAGTTGGTGGAGAGGAGAAAATGGAAGTGATGGATATCCAGAAGAACAATGGAGAAGAAAGTCCCCTCACGAAGAACACATTTGCTTACACTGATGAAGTCAAAGAGAAGTTCAATAGGATCCTCAAGTATTATGTTGGAACCCACAATTTCCACAACTTCACCACTAGAACTAAAGCTGAGGATCCTGCCGCCAAGAGGTTCATCATTTCCTTCACTGCTAATCGTGTTGTGAGACTGGATGGGATTGATTTTGTTAGATGCGAAGTTGTTGGGCAGAGTTTCATGCTTCATCAGATCCGGAAGATGGTTGGCCTTGCTGTAGCAGTCATGAGGAACTGTGCACCCGAGTCAATCTATGATGTAGCATTCCGCAA GGATATCAGACTTAATGTGCCTACTGCGCCTGAGGTTGGACTGCACCTAGATGAATGCATGTTCACCTCGTATAATGCAAAATGGAAGGATACACATGAGGCGGTTTCAATTGAACCGTACGCTGAGGAGGCTGAAGAGTTCAAGGTCAAATACATATTCCCTCATATTGCTGCAATGGAACACAAGGAGGGAGCTGTAGCTCTCTGGCTGCACTCATTGAACAGCAGGAACTATCCAGATTTCCGTTACATGGAAAATGCTGGATCTGAGGCAAAGGTCGATGCTATAGTTGAGAATATGGAAGAAGCACCGATGCCAAGCGGTGATATAAGCGAGTAA